The Streptomyces sp. NBC_00576 genome contains the following window.
CAGCAGGAGCACGGCGGTACTGGGGTACTGGCGGCGGATCACCAGCGCGGCGCGCACTCCCTCGTCGGTGAAGCCGGGCGGCATGCGCACGTCGACCACGGCGATGTCGGGCCGGTGCTCCTCGACAGCCGCCAGCAGCCCTTCTGCGTCGGCGACCTGCGCGCACATCTCGAAGCCAGCCGCCTCCAGCACCTTGACCACGCCGATGCGCAGCAAGAGGGAATCCTCGGCGATCACGGCGCGCACGGCAGCTCCACGGTGATGACAGTCGGGCCCCCGGCGGGGCTGCGGCAGGAAAACGTGCCGTCGACGGACGCGACGCGCTTGGCGAGCCCGGCGAGCCCGGTGCCACCGCCGGCCGCCGCGAGATCCGCGCCGCCCGCGCCGTCGTCCGCAACGACCACCAGCAGTGTCTCCCCGATCCGCTCCACGGTCACGTCCGCCCGGGTCGCCTGGGCGTGTTTGACCACGTTCGTCAGGGCTTCGGAGACCACGAAGTACGCGACGGCCTCGACCGTGGGTGAGGGGCGCTGCGGCAGGTCCACCGCCACGCGCACCGGGATCGGGAAGCGGGCGGCCACCCCGGACAGCGCGGCGTCGAGGCCGCGGTCCTCCAGGACGGCCGGATGCAGGCCGCGCACCAGGTTGTTCAGCTCGGCGATCGCCTCCTTCGCCTCGCGGTGCGCCTCGTCGATCACCTTGCGGGCATCCGCCGGCAGGTCGCCGAGGGTGGCCCTGGCCAGGCCCAGGTTGACGGCGAGTGAGACGAGGCGCTGCTGCGCGCCGTCGTGCAGGTCGCGCTCGATCCGCCGCCGCTCGGCGTCGGCGGCGTCGAGCACACCGGCCCGGCTCTCGGCGAGGTCGGCGACCCGGCGGGCCAGCTTCTCAGTGCGGCTGGGGCCCAGCAGGACCTCGGCCGCACGGGTCTCCAGCCGCACCAGAGCGCCGGTCAGCCGGGGCCCGAGGAACAACAGGGCGAGGCCGCCGGCGGTGATGTACGCGGCCTGCGTGGTGTACCCGAGGTCGGTGACCCGCCACTGCGGGGGCAGCGCCCAGATCCACACGTAGATGGAGGCGGCCACGAGAGCGGCGGCCCAGACGGCGAGGACGGCGAGGTCCAGGACGGCGAGCAGTGGACCCGCCACGGCGTGGTAGCAGACCTGCCGCCACAAGGCCCGCGTGGTCAGCCGGCGCACCGCCGACTTCCAGTTGCGTCCCGGCCCGAGTACGGCGGGGCGCGGGAGGTCCTTGCCGACGAGCGCCCGGTAGCGCCGCCGCTGCCCGACGGTCAGCAGGGGTGTCACCACGAGCGTGAGCAGCACGGGCAGCGCCACGAGCGTGAGCAGCACGGGCAGCGGAGTCACGGCCGGCACCAACGCCGCCATCGTGCCGAGCAGCCAGAGCCACAGTGGCACCACGGCGAGGTGGAGCGGCAGGCCGGCGGCGACGAGCGCGGTCCGTTGTCCCGCCCTGCGGAACGGTCGGCCCAGCACCAGCTGCAGCCACGTCGTGAGTTGCATGCGTCAAACGGTAAAGCCGCAGGCCATCCCCGTGCCATGACGCTCCCGCCCGGTTCGGGGGTGCACTTATCTCCACCCCGGGTCGGAACCCTGCGTGACTGACGGCGCCCTGGTGTGCGGCGGAGGGTGGAGCACATGAAGGGGAGAGCCGGCGGGGAGCGGGAGAAGACGATGCGTCAACTGGTTTTGTGCAATGACGAAGTGGCCGGTGCCGAGGGCTCCGACCGCGCCGAGGTCATCCCGCTCCACGAAGAGGCGGAGGAGCCGCGCCCGGCGCGGGGCATGCGGCGGGCCGGGTGGCTGCTGGTCGCCTGCGGGCTCGCCCTGCTGCCGTGGCTGTACGTGCTGGCCACCGGCCTGCCGGCCACCGCGACCGCGGCGCACTGGCCGGTCGCCTGGGTCGGGCTCGACGCGCTGGAGGCGCTCGGCCTGATCGCCACCGGCCTCCTCGCCGCCCGCGGCGACCGGCGGCACGCCCTGGCAGCCGCCGCGACCGCGGCGCTGCTTGTGGTGGACGCCTGGTTCGACACCACGACCGCGGCCCCGGGCGGCGACTTCGCCACCGCGGTCGCCATGGCGCTCGGCGCCGAGCTGCCGCTCGCCGCGCTGTGCGGCCGGCTGGCGCTGCGGACGCTGAGCCGGCCCGCGTGACGCCGACCGCCCGACTGCGTACCACGGACCGAATCGATCCACCGGAGAACACCCATGCACCGCATCACCACCGCCCCCGTCGCCCCGATCCCGGCGCGGGCGCCGCGTTGGCCGCCGCCTGGTGGCTGGGCGACACAGCGCCCTATCCGTACGCCCAACGCGGCCTGCTCGACGTGCCGTTGCCGTTCCTGACTGCCGGCAGGATGGACGCCGTACTGTGGCCGCGACCGGGGGAGCGGATGCTGGAGATCGGCCCGGGGACCGGCCTGCAGTCGCTGCACGTCGCCCCGCAGCTCGGGCCGGAGGGACAGCTCGATGTGCTCGTCCTGCGCGAGGCAGATCCCGAGTTCGTCCTGCTGGACGGTACGCTCGCCGAGTGCGACAGGGTCGGCGACAGTCGGGCTGACTACTCGGCCAAGCACCGCCGCCACGGGGTGAACGTGCAGGTGGTCACCGATCCGGACGGCCGGCTGCTGTGGCTCTCACCCGCGCTGCCGGGCCGAGCCCACGACCTGACCGCCGCCCGCACCCACAAGATCATCTGCATCTGCGAGCGGCAGGGCGTCCCCATCATGGCCGATCTCGCCTACCGGGCGCCGGCCCCTGGCTGACCACCGGCATCAAGCGCAGGCCCCTGCAGGAACTCACCCCCACCGAAAAGACCCTCAACGAGGCGCTGGCCGCGGCGCGGGCACCGGTCGAACGCGGCGTCGCACGGCTGAAGTCCTGGC
Protein-coding sequences here:
- a CDS encoding sensor histidine kinase; this translates as MQLTTWLQLVLGRPFRRAGQRTALVAAGLPLHLAVVPLWLWLLGTMAALVPAVTPLPVLLTLVALPVLLTLVVTPLLTVGQRRRYRALVGKDLPRPAVLGPGRNWKSAVRRLTTRALWRQVCYHAVAGPLLAVLDLAVLAVWAAALVAASIYVWIWALPPQWRVTDLGYTTQAAYITAGGLALLFLGPRLTGALVRLETRAAEVLLGPSRTEKLARRVADLAESRAGVLDAADAERRRIERDLHDGAQQRLVSLAVNLGLARATLGDLPADARKVIDEAHREAKEAIAELNNLVRGLHPAVLEDRGLDAALSGVAARFPIPVRVAVDLPQRPSPTVEAVAYFVVSEALTNVVKHAQATRADVTVERIGETLLVVVADDGAGGADLAAAGGGTGLAGLAKRVASVDGTFSCRSPAGGPTVITVELPCAP